A region of Lycium barbarum isolate Lr01 chromosome 1, ASM1917538v2, whole genome shotgun sequence DNA encodes the following proteins:
- the LOC132600481 gene encoding SNAP25 homologous protein SNAP33-like, translating to MHGLKKSPLHWNARKKSPDPVVHGNSGSNPFDSDDESDKKQTVKPSRRTSSDPSVATPNLSTNPFDDDEIKEAPSSAYSTSTARNKYKNDFQESGGFENQTVEELENYAVYRAEETTKSVNSCLKIAEDMREDATKTLITLHQQGEQITRTHMTAADIDHDLSRGEKLLGSLGGIFSRTWKPKTNRPITGPVITRVSDDPIQRRGNHLEQREKLGLSSAPKARSSSRTPPPEPTNSLQKVEVEKAKQDDGLSDLSNLLGELKNMAVDMGSEIERQNKGLDHVEDDVDELGFRVKGANQRIRRLLRK from the exons ATGCATGGTCTTAAGAAGTCTCCTTTACATTGGAATGCTAGAAAAAAATCTCCAGATCCTGTGGTCCATGGTAATTCTGGGTCAAATCCCTTTGATTCTGACGATGAGTCTGACAAGAAGCAAACTGTAAAACCATCAAGGAGAACGTCATCAGATCCTTCTGTAGCTACCCCAAATTTGAGTACGAACCCTTTTGATGATGATGAAATTAAAGAGGCTCCTTCAAGTGCTTACTCAACTTCAACAGCAAGAAATAAATACAAGAACGATTTCCAAGAGTCTGGAGGATTTGAGAACCAAACTGTAGAGGAGTTGGAAAACTATGCCGTGTACAGGGCAGAAGAGACTACAAAGTCTGTTAACAGCTGCCTGAAGATTGCAGAAGACATGCGCGAGGATGCAACAAAAACTTTGATCACTTTACATCAACAGGGAGAACAAATTACAAGAACGCATATGACTGCAGCAGATATTGACCATGATCTTAGCAGG GGTGAAAAACTCTTGGGGAGTCTTGGCGGCATATTTTCTAGGACTTGGAAGCCAAAGACAAATCGCCCAATTACAGGGCCCGTTATCACAAGAG TATCAGATGATCCAATTCAAAGAAGGGGCAACCACTTGGAGCAGAGGGAGAAATTAGGATTGAGCTCTGCACCTAAGGCAAGGTCAAGTTCACGGACACCACCCCCAGAGCCTACAAATTCACTGCAGAAAGTTGAG GTTGAGAAAGCAAAGCAAGATGATGGCCTATCTGATCTCAGCAATCTGTTGGGGGAGCTCAAGAATATGGCTGTGGACATGGGATCTGAAATTGAGAG GCAGAACAAGGGATTGGATCATGTTGAAGATGATGTTGATGAGCTTGGTTTCAGAGTTAAAGGGGCCAACCAGCGGATTCGCCGCTTGCTTCGGAAGTAA
- the LOC132600469 gene encoding heparanase-like protein 2 isoform X1: MGFRPFLLIFLALCPAFLAQIVEDTAFLIDGTVKIAETDDNYVCATLDWWPKEKCNYDECPWGSASLINLDLSHPFLANSIQAFNHLRLRLGGSLQNRILYGVGNLESPCHPFTKQGDGLFGFSRGCLLMDRWDELNSFFNKTGALVTFGLNALHGRHRAGKRAWEGNWDSSNARDFISYTISKGYQIHSWEFGNELSGKGIGAKVDAEQYGKDVIHLNNLIDQLYKHFQPRPLLLAPGGFYDKKWYETFLEESGPGTVGALTHHIYNLGPGSDLNLVNKILSPRHLNKIADTFSNLTQTIEINGPWTSAWVGESGGAFNNGGHNVSNTFVNSFWYLDQLGMAAKYHTKVYCRQTFIGGNYGLLDTHTFIPNPDYYSALLWHRLMGKGVLSVSSNASSYLRSYAHCTRDRAGVTLLLINLSNQTHYGVNIESSARTTSHVNEKSNHKRSFIHHIKKTVSWIGSKSSDVALSREEYHLTPLDGNLQSKTMLLNGKPLLLTEIGDIPSLSPVLVNLKSPISVAPLSIKFIVFPNLSSPSCR, from the exons ATGGGTTTCCGACCCTTCTTGTTAATCTTTTTGGCATTGTGTCCTGCATTTCTGGCACAAATAGTCGAAGATACAGCATTTTTGATTGATGGAACTGTAAAAATTGCTGAGACAGATGATAATTATGTATGCGCTACCCTTGATTGGTGGCCTAAAGAAAAGTGTAACTACGACGAATGCCCTTGGGGCTCGGCTTCTCTGATAAATCTG GATTTGTCTCACCCTTTTCTGGCAAATTCTATTCAAG CTTTCAACCATTTGAGATTACGACTTGGAGGTTCTTTGCAAAACCGAATACTATATGGTGTAGGCAATTTGGAGTCTCCTTGTCATCCATTTACCAAGCAGGGAGATGGGTTGTTTGGATTTTCGAGGGGATGCTTACTTATGGATAGATGGGATGAGCTAAATAGCTTTTTCAATAAGACAGG AGCACTTGTGACCTTTGGTCTGAATGCATTGCATGGGAGACACCGGGCTGGTAAGCGTGCCTGGGAAGGGAATTGGGATTCCAGCAACGCCCGTGATTTCATAAGTTACACTATTTCCAAGGGCTACCAAATACACTCATGGGAATTTG GAAATGAGTTGAGTGGTAAGGGGATTGGTGCAAAGGTTGATGCTGAACAATATGGAAAAGATGTTATCCATCTTAACAATCTCATAGACCAATTGTATAAGCATTTCCAACCGCGACCACTTCTCTTAGCACCAGGAGGATTCTACGATAAAAAGTGGTATGAGACGTTCCTTGAGGAGTCAGGGCCTGGCACTGTCGGCGCCTTGACTCATCATATATATAATCTTGGTCCAG GATCTGACCTCAATCTTGTAAACAAAATTTTAAGTCCTCGGCACTTAAATAAAATTGCTGACACGTTCAGTAATCTTACCCAAACCATTGAAATCAATGGTCCTTGGACTTCAGCATGGGTTGGAGAATCTGGTGGGGCCTTCAATAATGGAGGTCATAACGTGTCTAACACCTTTGTGAACAGTTTTTG GTACTTGGACCAGCTTGGGATGGCAGCCAAGTACCACACTAAAGTATATTGCAGGCAGACTTTTATTGGTGGAAACTATGGGCTCCTTGACACACATACATTTATCCCAAATCCTGATTATTATAG TGCACTTCTTTGGCATCGGCTGATGGGAAAAGGAGTTCTTTCTGTTAGCAGCAATGCATCATCATATTTGCGCTCTTATGCCCACTGTACAAGAGATAGA GCAGGTGTGACATTACTTTTGATCAATTTAAGTAACCAAACTCATTATGGAGTCAACATCGAATCTAGTGCTAGAACTACCTCACATGTCAACGAGAAATCAAATCACAAGAGGTCTTTCATTCATCATATTAAGAAAACTGTTTCATGGATTGGAAGCAAATCATCAGACGTTGCATTATCACGAGAAGAGTACCATCTGACTCCACTAGATGGGAACCTTCAAAGCAAAACTATGCTTCTGAATGGTAAACCATTACTACTCACAGAAATAGGGGACATCCCAAGTTTGTCTCCAGTCCTTGTAAACTTGAAGTCTCCAATATCAGTTGCCCCCTTGTCCATCAAATTCATAGTCTTCCCAAACCTTAGCTCTCCTAGTTGTAGATAA
- the LOC132600469 gene encoding heparanase-like protein 2 isoform X2 codes for MGFRPFLLIFLALCPAFLAQIVEDTAFLIDGTVKIAETDDNYVCATLDWWPKEKCNYDECPWGSASLINLDLSHPFLANSIQAFNHLRLRLGGSLQNRILYGVGNLESPCHPFTKQGDGLFGFSRGCLLMDRWDELNSFFNKTGALVTFGLNALHGRHRAGKRAWEGNWDSSNARDFISYTISKGYQIHSWEFGNELSGKGIGAKVDAEQYGKDVIHLNNLIDQLYKHFQPRPLLLAPGGFYDKKWYETFLEESGPGTVGALTHHIYNLGPGSDLNLVNKILSPRHLNKIADTFSNLTQTIEINGPWTSAWVGESGGAFNNGGHNVSNTFVNSFWYLDQLGMAAKYHTKVYCRQTFIGGNYGLLDTHTFIPNPDYYSALLWHRLMGKGVLSVSSNASSYLRSYAHCTRDRLVSGTKLLFPFYSNTVGRCDITFDQFK; via the exons ATGGGTTTCCGACCCTTCTTGTTAATCTTTTTGGCATTGTGTCCTGCATTTCTGGCACAAATAGTCGAAGATACAGCATTTTTGATTGATGGAACTGTAAAAATTGCTGAGACAGATGATAATTATGTATGCGCTACCCTTGATTGGTGGCCTAAAGAAAAGTGTAACTACGACGAATGCCCTTGGGGCTCGGCTTCTCTGATAAATCTG GATTTGTCTCACCCTTTTCTGGCAAATTCTATTCAAG CTTTCAACCATTTGAGATTACGACTTGGAGGTTCTTTGCAAAACCGAATACTATATGGTGTAGGCAATTTGGAGTCTCCTTGTCATCCATTTACCAAGCAGGGAGATGGGTTGTTTGGATTTTCGAGGGGATGCTTACTTATGGATAGATGGGATGAGCTAAATAGCTTTTTCAATAAGACAGG AGCACTTGTGACCTTTGGTCTGAATGCATTGCATGGGAGACACCGGGCTGGTAAGCGTGCCTGGGAAGGGAATTGGGATTCCAGCAACGCCCGTGATTTCATAAGTTACACTATTTCCAAGGGCTACCAAATACACTCATGGGAATTTG GAAATGAGTTGAGTGGTAAGGGGATTGGTGCAAAGGTTGATGCTGAACAATATGGAAAAGATGTTATCCATCTTAACAATCTCATAGACCAATTGTATAAGCATTTCCAACCGCGACCACTTCTCTTAGCACCAGGAGGATTCTACGATAAAAAGTGGTATGAGACGTTCCTTGAGGAGTCAGGGCCTGGCACTGTCGGCGCCTTGACTCATCATATATATAATCTTGGTCCAG GATCTGACCTCAATCTTGTAAACAAAATTTTAAGTCCTCGGCACTTAAATAAAATTGCTGACACGTTCAGTAATCTTACCCAAACCATTGAAATCAATGGTCCTTGGACTTCAGCATGGGTTGGAGAATCTGGTGGGGCCTTCAATAATGGAGGTCATAACGTGTCTAACACCTTTGTGAACAGTTTTTG GTACTTGGACCAGCTTGGGATGGCAGCCAAGTACCACACTAAAGTATATTGCAGGCAGACTTTTATTGGTGGAAACTATGGGCTCCTTGACACACATACATTTATCCCAAATCCTGATTATTATAG TGCACTTCTTTGGCATCGGCTGATGGGAAAAGGAGTTCTTTCTGTTAGCAGCAATGCATCATCATATTTGCGCTCTTATGCCCACTGTACAAGAGATAGA CTAGTTTCTGGTACGAAGCTACTATTCCCATTTTATAGCAATACTGTAG GCAGGTGTGACATTACTTTTGATCAATTTAAGTAA
- the LOC132624296 gene encoding remorin 1.4 isoform X1, with the protein MKRNYYDLDDGEFAAAMAASAFAICSLEENAGSQYQKKTRGPVIWPTEAAPMRRPSTSNHKASTEIMTITPTTNDKMQNGISRGSRKAENEADVWEKAQIAKIRKRHDELLSALFAWENEKKMMAKQQMERRKNQLELAMKRNLQHYKNKLARIDHIAKGARTQAEEKRRYEESIVKEKSNKMRLTGNGPVTCFCF; encoded by the exons ATGAAAAGGAACTATTATGACTTGGATGATGGAGAATTTGCAGCAGCAATGGCAGCTTCTGCATTTGCTATATGCTCCCTTGAAGAAAATGCTGGCTCTCAATATCAGAAAAAAACAAGAGGACCTGTTATCTGGCCAACAGAAGCAG CTCCAATGAGAAGGCCATCGACTTCTAATCATAAAGCTTCGACAGAAATAATGACCATAACTCCTACTACTAATGATAAAATGCAAAATGGGATTTCAAGAGGAAGCAGAAAGGCAGAAAATGAAGCTGATGTTTGGGAGAAAGCTCAGATAGCCAAAATAAGAAAGCG ACATGATGAACTGCTTTCTGCGCTTTTTGCTTGGGAGAATGAAAAGAAGATGATGGCAAAACAACAAATGGAAAGGAGAAAG AATCAATTGGAGCTTGCTATGAAAAGGAACTTGCAGCATTACAAGAACAAACTAGCGAGGATTGATCATATCGCCAAAGGAGCAAGAACACAAGCAGAAGAGAAAAGAAGATACGAAGAATCTATAGTGAAAGAGAAATCAAACAAGATGAGATTAACAGGGAATGGACCTGTTACATGCTTCtgcttctaa
- the LOC132624296 gene encoding remorin 1.4 isoform X2 codes for MKRNYYDLDDGEFAAAMAASAFAICSLEENAGSQYQKKTRGPVIWPTEAEIMTITPTTNDKMQNGISRGSRKAENEADVWEKAQIAKIRKRHDELLSALFAWENEKKMMAKQQMERRKNQLELAMKRNLQHYKNKLARIDHIAKGARTQAEEKRRYEESIVKEKSNKMRLTGNGPVTCFCF; via the exons ATGAAAAGGAACTATTATGACTTGGATGATGGAGAATTTGCAGCAGCAATGGCAGCTTCTGCATTTGCTATATGCTCCCTTGAAGAAAATGCTGGCTCTCAATATCAGAAAAAAACAAGAGGACCTGTTATCTGGCCAACAGAAGCAG AAATAATGACCATAACTCCTACTACTAATGATAAAATGCAAAATGGGATTTCAAGAGGAAGCAGAAAGGCAGAAAATGAAGCTGATGTTTGGGAGAAAGCTCAGATAGCCAAAATAAGAAAGCG ACATGATGAACTGCTTTCTGCGCTTTTTGCTTGGGAGAATGAAAAGAAGATGATGGCAAAACAACAAATGGAAAGGAGAAAG AATCAATTGGAGCTTGCTATGAAAAGGAACTTGCAGCATTACAAGAACAAACTAGCGAGGATTGATCATATCGCCAAAGGAGCAAGAACACAAGCAGAAGAGAAAAGAAGATACGAAGAATCTATAGTGAAAGAGAAATCAAACAAGATGAGATTAACAGGGAATGGACCTGTTACATGCTTCtgcttctaa
- the LOC132624398 gene encoding transcription factor UNE10-like — MSHTWNHRQQRQKQDVEEEEENKYPRSHMHNQQNQTRLDTMSKCEVAELTWENGQLAMQRLGSNNEQAKQKWERASDTLESFVHQATFQKQNHTNNLMGSAQNQASINREKNAYSCGGQWGETSSALKQQTRVLKRMRSDSDPQLYVGGRSVGEFSMNMIDQHAELSARASAWDNDTTMMTWPCSFEESSRSFKSKATCNEDFPFHSGSEKKEEERERKGSNPLKRSRKAAVHNQSERRRRDRINEKMKALQKLVPNASKTDKASMLEEVIKYLKQLQAQIQLINYARNMEQQMMMMQPHIQMPLLARMGSLSLGMSNAGMLNNMTANLARANAQSLTAPLIYNPTSIATSCHPFMSPAYAVASTIPTPPQANYGDAASATVTKAAAVPNIATTSFPFNNYPYSSFPLPPQSMKMEFNTEMAAQHLQQANQSMQTRTSKFNQENVNMQGQKE, encoded by the exons ATGAGTCATACTTGGAATCACAGGCAACAAAGACAAAAACAAGAtgtagaagaagaagaggagaacaAATACCCCCGCAGCCACATGCATAACCAGCAGAATCAGACTCGTCTTGACACCAT GTCCAAGTGTGAAGTTGCAGAGCTAACATGGGAAAATGGGCAACTAGCCATGCAAAGACTTGGAAGTAACAATGAGCAAGCAAAACAGAAATGGGAAAGGGCCAGCGACACACTAGAGTCCTTCGTGCATCAAGCCACTTTCCAAAAGCAAAATCATACTAATAATCTAATGGGAAGTGCCCAAAATCAGGCAAGCATCAACAGGGAGAAAAATGCGTATTCTTGTGGGGGTCAATGGGGTGAGACTTCTTCTGCACTGAAGCAACAAACAAGAGTACTAAAGAGGATGAGATCAGATTCTGACCCCCAATTATATGTTGGTGGAAGATCAGTAGGAGAATTTAGTATGAATATGATTGATCAGCATGCTGAACTTAGCGCTCGTGCAAGTGCTTGGGACAATGATACCACCATGATGACATGGCCTTGTTCCTTTGAAGAATCTTCTCGCAGTTTTAAGTCTAAAGCCACTTGTAACGAGGATTTCCCCTTCCATAGTGGCTCG gaaaaaaaagaggaagaacGTGAAAGAAAAGGCTCCAACCCGTTAAAACGCAGCCGAAAGGCTGCTGTTCATAACCAGTCAGAGCGG AGACGGCGAGATAGAATCAATGAAAAGATGAAAGCTCTACAGAAGTTGGTGCCAAATGCAAGTAAG ACAGATAAAGCATCAATGCTGGAGGAAGTGATAAAGTACTTAAAGCAGCTTCAAGCACAAATTCAGTTGATAAACTATGCTAGAAACATGGAGCAGCAAATGATGATGATGCAACCACATATTCAAATGCCATTACTAGCAAGAATGGGTAGTCTTAGTCTTGGCATGAGCAATGCAGGAATGCTTAACAATATGACTGCTAATTTAGCTCGAGCTAATGCTCAGTCTCTTACAGCTCCTCTTATTTATAATCCAACCTCAATTGCCACTTCTTGTCATCCCTTCATGTCACCAGCCTATGCCGTGGCCTCGACCATTCCTACTCCACCACAAGCAAATTATGGTGATGCTGCCAGTGCCACAGTCACTAAAGCTGCAGCTGTCCCCAATATTGCAACCACTTCATTCCCTTTTAACAATTACCCCTATAGTTCATTTCCACTTCCACCACAA TCAATGAAGATGGAGTTCAATACTGAGATGGCAGCCCAGCATCTGCAGCAGGCCAATCAATCTATGCAGACAAGAACCAGCAAGTTCAACCAGGAAAATGTGAATATGCAAGGGCAAAAAGAATGA
- the LOC132616971 gene encoding lysM domain receptor-like kinase 3 — translation MASWCCILILYFLFPPSPNITTNFASGAPTQLTNVYPFPCSDHIKTCSAFLYQHNSLSKQSITKFYSINASAIEPISYDDRQDYLVTVPCTCKDVDGTVGYFYDTSYKLQLNDTFANVSNDIYSGQAWKVGGEEKYQAGDFVTMHLLCGCVDDEEKTVVTYTIQQLDTLSSIGDSLSSQVSDIENLNPYLTSPQFVDVGWLIYVPMYKNGVPALPRTG, via the coding sequence ATGGCTTCTTGGTGTTGCATCCTTATTCTTTACTTCCTGTTTCCTCCGTCTCCTAACATCACAACAAATTTCGCTTCTGGTGCACCAACTCAATTAACCAACGTCTACCCTTTCCCATGCTCCGATCACATCAAGACGTGCAGCGCTTTCCTCTATCAGCACAACAGTCTCTCAAAACAGAGTATCACCAAATTTTACTCTATCAATGCATCAGCAATCGAGCCGATTAGCTATGATGACAGACAAGACTACCTAGTAACTGTACCTTGCACTTGCAAAGATGTTGATGGAACTGTTGGATATTTCTACGACACGAGTTACAAGCTGCAGCTAAACGATACATTTGCAAATGTTTCTAATGATATTTATAGTGGACAGGCTTGGAAAGTGGGAGGAGAAGAAAAGTACCAGGCTGGGGATTTTGTCACTATGCATCTCTTGTGTGGATGTGTGGATGATGAAGAAAAAACTGTGGTGACATATACTATTCAGCAGCTTGATACTTTGTCAAGTATTGGAGATTCACTTTCTTCTCAAGTCAGTGACATAGAGAACTTGAACCCTTACTTGACAAGTCCACAGTTTGTAGATGTTGGATGGCTGATATATGTGCCCATGTACAAAAATGGAGTTCCAGCTCTACCAAGGACCGGTTAG